The Streptomyces sp. Je 1-332 genome has a window encoding:
- a CDS encoding Ig-like domain-containing protein has protein sequence MSHSPRIRTVLSCTTLVAALGVGTTACGSSDGHPLSAKPYDAAGQIAFNGPVGSQKADPDKPLEVTAQGEDGRITDVTATDAMGRYVAGELAADGARWQSTAPLAAGAHYTVRVSTEDDEGAPGRKVMTFDTNTAAKKKRLDVTFGPESGKYGVGQPVTAKLSAKVKDKKARAIVERSLKVESQPATEGVWHWVDSETLHYRPKEYWPTGATINVRSNLEGIKVRDRLWGGSAKPLKLTIGDRIEAVTDAGSHYMTVYRNGEEINSMPVTTGKPGYSTRNGVKVVLGKEYSVRMTSASIGASDFYDKQVYYATRVTDSGEYVHAAPWSAGSHGNANTSHGCTGMSTDNAAWFFETVRQGDIVRVVNSSGADMDPFGNGFGDWNVGWKDWRGGSALLGGVKKGPTVLDAARLRPQV, from the coding sequence ATGAGCCACTCACCGCGAATCCGCACGGTACTGAGCTGCACCACGCTGGTGGCCGCCCTCGGGGTGGGAACCACGGCGTGCGGCAGCTCCGACGGCCACCCGCTCTCGGCGAAGCCGTACGACGCGGCGGGCCAGATCGCCTTCAACGGCCCTGTGGGCAGTCAGAAGGCGGATCCCGACAAGCCCCTTGAGGTCACCGCCCAGGGTGAGGACGGGCGCATCACCGATGTGACGGCCACCGACGCGATGGGGCGGTACGTGGCGGGTGAACTCGCCGCCGACGGCGCGCGTTGGCAGAGCACGGCGCCGCTCGCGGCGGGCGCGCACTACACGGTGCGGGTGAGCACCGAGGACGACGAGGGCGCGCCGGGCCGCAAGGTCATGACGTTCGACACGAACACGGCGGCGAAGAAGAAGCGCCTGGACGTCACCTTCGGCCCCGAATCGGGGAAGTACGGCGTGGGCCAGCCGGTCACGGCCAAGCTCAGCGCCAAGGTGAAGGACAAGAAGGCCAGGGCCATCGTGGAGCGCTCGCTGAAGGTCGAGTCGCAGCCCGCCACGGAAGGCGTGTGGCACTGGGTGGACAGCGAGACGCTGCACTACCGCCCCAAGGAGTACTGGCCCACGGGCGCGACCATCAACGTCCGGAGCAACCTCGAGGGCATCAAGGTCCGCGACAGGCTCTGGGGCGGCAGCGCCAAGCCGCTGAAGCTGACCATCGGCGACCGTATCGAGGCCGTGACGGACGCCGGTTCGCACTACATGACGGTCTACCGCAACGGCGAGGAGATCAACTCCATGCCGGTGACGACGGGCAAGCCCGGCTACTCCACCCGCAACGGCGTCAAGGTCGTGCTGGGCAAGGAGTACTCCGTACGTATGACCAGTGCCAGCATCGGCGCATCGGACTTCTACGACAAGCAGGTCTACTACGCGACCCGGGTCACCGACTCCGGTGAGTACGTGCACGCCGCCCCCTGGTCGGCCGGCTCGCACGGGAACGCGAACACCAGCCACGGCTGCACCGGCATGAGCACCGACAACGCCGCGTGGTTCTTCGAGACCGTCCGCCAGGGTGACATCGTGCGGGTCGTCAACAGCTCCGGCGCGGACATGGACCCGTTCGGCAACGGCTTCGGTGACTGGAACGTCGGCTGGAAGGACTGGCGGGGCGGCAGCGCCCTGTTGGGCGGGGTCAAGAAGGGCCCCACGGTGCTCGACGCGGCCCGGCTGCGGCCGCAGGTCTGA
- a CDS encoding heme-copper oxidase subunit III — translation MSVVATATTVDTGHAHPPVNRPNLTSVGTIIWLSSELMFFAALFAMYFTLRSVTGPEHWKEMASALNFPFSATNTTILVLSSLTCQLGVFAAERGDVKKLRMWFIVTFIMGAVFIGGQVYEYTELVKHEGLSLSSDPYGSAFYLTTGFHGMHVTGGLIAFLLVLGRTYAAKRFTHEQATAAIVVSYYWHFVDVVWIGLFATIYMIK, via the coding sequence ATGTCGGTCGTGGCGACAGCAACGACAGTAGATACCGGGCACGCGCACCCGCCGGTCAATCGGCCGAACCTCACCAGCGTCGGAACCATCATTTGGTTGAGTTCCGAGCTGATGTTCTTCGCGGCCCTCTTCGCGATGTACTTCACCCTGCGATCGGTGACAGGTCCTGAGCACTGGAAGGAAATGGCGTCCGCGCTGAACTTCCCGTTCTCGGCGACGAACACCACGATCCTGGTGCTCTCCTCCCTCACCTGTCAGCTCGGCGTCTTCGCCGCCGAGCGTGGTGACGTGAAGAAGCTCCGGATGTGGTTCATCGTCACCTTCATCATGGGTGCCGTCTTTATCGGCGGTCAGGTGTACGAGTACACCGAGCTGGTCAAGCACGAGGGCCTCTCGCTCTCGTCCGACCCGTACGGCTCGGCCTTCTACCTGACCACCGGCTTCCATGGCATGCACGTGACAGGCGGTCTCATCGCCTTCCTGCTGGTCCTCGGCAGGACGTACGCGGCCAAGAGGTTCACCCATGAGCAGGCGACCGCAGCCATCGTCGTGTCCTACTACTGGCACTTCGTCGATGTTGTCTGGATCGGTCTCTTTGCCACGATCTACATGATCAAGTAA
- the ctaD gene encoding cytochrome c oxidase subunit I: MSILNEPQGAAAAEDSYENELPVRRKQPGNVVIKWLTTTDHKTIGTLYLVTSFAFFCIGGVMALFMRAELARPGSQLMSNEQFNQAFTMHGTIMLLMFATPLFAGFANWIMPLQIGAPDVAFPRLNMFAYWLYLFGSLIAVGGFLTPQGAADFGWFAYSPLSDAVRSPGIGADMWIMGLAFSGFGTILGSVNFITTIICMRAPGMTMFRMPIFVWNVLLTAVLVLLAFPVLAAALFALEADRKFGAHIFDASNGGALLWQHLFWFFGHPEVYIIALPFFGIISEVIPVFSRKPMFGYMGLIGATIAIAGLSVTVWAHHMYVTGGVLLPFFSFMTFLIAVPTGVKFFNWIGTMWKGSLSFETPMLWAVGFLITFTFGGLTGVILASPPMDFHVSDSYFVVAHFHYVVFGTVVFAMFSGFHFWWPKFTGKMLDERLGKITFWTLFIGFHGTFLVQHWLGAEGMPRRYADYLAADGFTALNTISTISSFLLGLSILPFFYNIWKTAKYGKKIEVDDPWGYGRSLEWATSCPPPRHNFLTLPRIRSESPAFDLHHPEIAALDQLENAGQKDTALFGGDKEAAK; this comes from the coding sequence GTGAGCATCCTCAACGAACCTCAGGGTGCCGCGGCAGCAGAAGACTCGTACGAGAACGAGCTGCCGGTACGGCGCAAGCAGCCGGGCAACGTGGTGATCAAGTGGTTGACGACCACCGACCACAAGACGATCGGCACGCTCTACCTGGTCACGTCGTTCGCGTTCTTCTGCATCGGCGGCGTGATGGCGCTCTTCATGCGCGCCGAACTCGCTCGTCCCGGCTCGCAGCTCATGTCGAACGAGCAGTTCAACCAGGCGTTCACGATGCACGGCACGATCATGCTGCTGATGTTCGCGACGCCGCTGTTCGCCGGATTCGCCAACTGGATCATGCCGCTGCAGATCGGCGCGCCCGACGTGGCGTTCCCGCGGCTGAACATGTTCGCGTACTGGCTGTACCTCTTCGGCTCGCTCATCGCGGTCGGCGGCTTCCTCACCCCGCAGGGTGCGGCCGACTTCGGCTGGTTCGCCTACTCCCCGCTGTCGGACGCCGTCCGTTCGCCGGGCATCGGCGCCGACATGTGGATCATGGGTCTGGCCTTCTCCGGCTTCGGCACGATCCTCGGCTCGGTCAACTTCATCACCACGATCATCTGCATGCGTGCTCCTGGCATGACGATGTTCCGGATGCCGATCTTCGTGTGGAACGTCCTGCTGACCGCGGTCCTGGTCCTGCTGGCCTTCCCGGTTCTGGCCGCCGCGCTGTTCGCCCTGGAGGCGGACCGTAAATTCGGTGCCCATATCTTCGACGCGTCCAACGGCGGCGCGCTGCTATGGCAACACCTCTTCTGGTTCTTCGGCCATCCAGAGGTGTACATCATCGCGTTGCCGTTCTTCGGAATCATTTCCGAGGTCATCCCGGTCTTCTCCCGTAAGCCGATGTTCGGCTACATGGGTCTGATCGGCGCGACGATCGCCATCGCGGGTCTCTCCGTGACCGTGTGGGCGCACCACATGTACGTCACAGGTGGCGTGCTCCTACCGTTCTTCTCCTTCATGACGTTCCTGATCGCCGTGCCAACAGGCGTGAAGTTCTTCAACTGGATCGGAACGATGTGGAAGGGCTCACTGAGTTTCGAGACACCGATGCTCTGGGCCGTCGGCTTCCTGATCACCTTCACCTTCGGTGGTCTGACCGGCGTCATCCTGGCCTCGCCGCCGATGGACTTCCACGTGTCCGACTCGTACTTCGTGGTCGCGCACTTCCACTACGTCGTCTTCGGCACCGTGGTCTTCGCGATGTTCTCCGGCTTCCACTTCTGGTGGCCGAAGTTCACCGGCAAGATGCTGGACGAGCGGCTCGGCAAGATCACGTTCTGGACGCTGTTCATCGGCTTCCACGGCACGTTCCTGGTGCAGCACTGGCTGGGCGCCGAGGGCATGCCGCGTCGTTACGCGGACTACCTCGCTGCCGACGGTTTCACCGCCCTGAACACGATCTCGACGATCTCGTCGTTCCTGCTCGGTCTGTCGATCCTGCCGTTCTTCTACAACATCTGGAAGACCGCCAAGTACGGCAAGAAGATCGAGGTCGACGACCCGTGGGGCTACGGCCGTTCGCTCGAGTGGGCGACGTCCTGCCCGCCGCCGCGGCACAACTTCCTCACGCTGCCGCGGATCCGTTCCGAATCCCCGGCGTTCGACCTGCATCACCCTGAGATCGCGGCTCTCGACCAGCTCGAGAACGCCGGGCAGAAGGACACCGCACTGTTCGGCGGCGACAAGGAGGCCGCGAAGTGA
- a CDS encoding cytochrome c oxidase subunit 4 → MKIQGKMFIWLSVFVLVMAIVYGWWSKEPAGTTALFLAFGLCIMIGYYLAFTARRVDAAAQDNKEADVADEAGEVGFFSPHSWQPLSLGIGGALAFMGVVFGWWLLYFSAPILMIGLFGWVFEYYRGENQTQ, encoded by the coding sequence GTGAAGATCCAGGGCAAGATGTTCATCTGGCTGAGCGTCTTCGTGCTCGTCATGGCGATCGTCTACGGCTGGTGGTCCAAGGAGCCGGCCGGCACGACCGCGCTGTTCCTGGCCTTCGGCCTGTGCATCATGATCGGCTACTACCTGGCCTTCACGGCCCGGCGTGTCGACGCGGCCGCACAGGACAACAAGGAGGCCGACGTAGCGGACGAGGCCGGCGAGGTGGGCTTCTTCAGCCCGCACAGCTGGCAGCCGCTCTCGCTGGGCATCGGTGGCGCGCTCGCCTTCATGGGTGTCGTCTTCGGCTGGTGGCTGCTGTACTTCTCGGCCCCCATCCTGATGATCGGCCTCTTCGGCTGGGTCTTCGAGTACTACCGGGGCGAGAACCAGACCCAGTGA
- a CDS encoding c-type cytochrome, with translation MKKLSARRRHPLAAVVVLLLALAATGGLYAAFAPADKAQADDTAQSLAIDEGKKLYSVGCSSCHGTGGQGSTDGPSLVGVGAAAVDFQVSTGRMPLQQPGAQAPKKKAIYNQAEIDQLAAYIASLGAGPTVPTEKQYSPDGADIAKGGELFRTNCAQCHNFTGEGGALTKGKFAPTLEDVSPKHIYEAMQTGPQNMPSFPDTVMPEKNKKDIIAYLDAVNGEETESPGGLNLGGLGPVSEGLFGWIFGLGSLIAVAVWVAARTAKAKKS, from the coding sequence GTGAAAAAGCTCTCCGCACGACGACGCCACCCGCTGGCGGCGGTCGTCGTACTACTCCTCGCGCTGGCGGCCACCGGGGGGCTGTACGCCGCGTTCGCACCCGCGGACAAGGCGCAGGCCGACGACACCGCCCAGTCCCTCGCCATCGACGAGGGCAAGAAGTTGTACTCCGTGGGCTGCTCAAGCTGCCACGGAACCGGCGGTCAGGGGTCCACCGACGGTCCTAGCCTGGTGGGCGTCGGCGCAGCCGCCGTCGACTTCCAGGTCAGCACCGGCCGCATGCCGCTCCAGCAGCCGGGCGCCCAGGCGCCGAAGAAGAAGGCCATCTACAACCAGGCCGAGATCGACCAGCTCGCGGCGTACATCGCCTCGCTGGGCGCGGGCCCGACCGTCCCCACCGAGAAGCAGTACAGCCCGGACGGCGCGGACATCGCCAAGGGTGGCGAGCTGTTCCGCACCAACTGCGCGCAGTGCCACAACTTCACCGGTGAGGGCGGCGCGTTGACGAAGGGCAAGTTCGCCCCCACGTTGGAGGATGTCTCCCCGAAGCACATCTACGAGGCCATGCAGACCGGCCCGCAGAACATGCCGTCCTTCCCCGACACGGTGATGCCGGAGAAGAACAAGAAGGACATCATCGCGTACCTCGACGCGGTCAACGGCGAAGAGACCGAGAGCCCTGGCGGTCTCAACCTGGGTGGCCTGGGTCCGGTCAGTGAAGGCCTGTTCGGCTGGATCTTCGGTCTCGGCTCGCTGATCGCGGTCGCCGTGTGGGTCGCCGCTCGGACCGCAAAGGCCAAGAAGTCATGA
- a CDS encoding Rieske 2Fe-2S domain-containing protein, whose product MSSQEKSEENLPSTQETEHGSVAVKDENPFADPGLPPHEHRVQDIDERAAKRSERAVAFLFTLSMLATIGFIASFVSFPVDKSVYIWPIGHISALNFALGMTLGLALFCIGAGAVHWARTLMSDVEVADERHPIEAEPEVKAKVMADFKAGATESQFGRRKLIRNTMFGALAMVPLSGVVLLRDLGPLPEDKLRHTLWAKGKLLVNMNTNEPLRPSDVAVGSLTFAKPEGLEEHDHDFQKEIAKAALMIVRIQPENIKDKQELEWSHDGVVAYSKICTHVGCPISLYEQQTHHVLCPCHQSTFDLSDGARVIFGPAGHALPQLRIGVNEEGYLEALGDFAEPVGPAFWERG is encoded by the coding sequence ATGAGTAGCCAAGAGAAATCAGAAGAGAACCTGCCCAGCACGCAGGAGACCGAGCACGGCTCGGTAGCGGTGAAGGACGAGAATCCGTTCGCCGACCCGGGGCTGCCGCCCCATGAGCACCGTGTCCAGGACATCGACGAGCGGGCCGCCAAGCGGTCCGAGCGTGCGGTCGCGTTCCTGTTCACCCTGTCGATGCTCGCCACGATCGGCTTCATCGCCTCGTTCGTGTCGTTCCCCGTCGACAAGAGCGTCTACATCTGGCCGATCGGTCACATCAGCGCGCTGAACTTCGCCCTGGGCATGACCCTGGGCCTGGCGCTCTTCTGCATCGGCGCGGGCGCGGTCCACTGGGCCCGCACCCTGATGTCGGACGTGGAGGTCGCCGACGAGCGGCACCCCATCGAGGCCGAGCCCGAGGTCAAGGCCAAGGTCATGGCCGACTTCAAGGCCGGTGCCACGGAGTCGCAGTTCGGCCGGCGCAAGCTGATCCGCAACACGATGTTCGGCGCGCTCGCCATGGTTCCGCTCTCCGGCGTCGTCCTGCTGCGTGACCTCGGTCCGCTGCCCGAGGACAAGCTGCGGCACACGCTGTGGGCCAAGGGCAAGCTGCTCGTGAACATGAACACGAACGAGCCGCTGCGCCCGTCGGACGTGGCGGTCGGTTCGCTGACCTTCGCCAAGCCCGAGGGCCTGGAGGAGCACGACCACGACTTCCAGAAGGAGATCGCCAAGGCGGCCCTGATGATCGTCCGGATCCAGCCGGAGAACATCAAGGACAAGCAGGAGCTCGAGTGGTCGCACGACGGTGTCGTCGCGTACTCCAAGATCTGCACCCACGTCGGCTGCCCGATCTCCCTGTACGAGCAGCAGACGCACCACGTCCTCTGCCCGTGCCACCAGTCCACCTTCGACCTCTCCGACGGTGCCCGAGTGATCTTCGGCCCGGCCGGTCACGCGCTGCCGCAGCTGCGCATCGGCGTGAACGAAGAGGGCTACCTCGAGGCGCTCGGCGACTTCGCTGAGCCCGTCGGTCCTGCTTTCTGGGAGCGCGGATGA
- a CDS encoding aminotransferase class V-fold PLP-dependent enzyme, with the protein MSYFDAASSAPLHPVARQALQASLDEGWADPGRLYREGRRARLLLDAAREAAADAVGCRPDELFFTSSGTQAVHSGIAGALAGRRRVGRHLVVSAVEHSSVLHAAASLEADGGAVTEIPVERSGAVSTAAFAAALRSDTALACLQSANHEVGTEQPVADVASACRAAGVPLLVDAAQSLPWGRVGGDWSLLAASAHKWGGPPGVGLLVVRKGVRFAAQGPADERESGRAPGFENVPAVVAAAASLRAVQAEAADEGARLRELTQRIRARVPGVVPDVEVVGDPELRLPHLVTFSCLYVDGETVLHELDRAGFSVSSGSSCTSSTLTPSHVLKAMGVLSEGNVRVSLPRGTQETDVERFLEVLPGVVAGVREHLGAPVAPASRTEAASVVVDALGKRCPLPVIELAKVIGDVPVGGTVTVLADDEAARLDIPAWCEMRGQEYVGEEPADHGSAYVVRRSS; encoded by the coding sequence GTGTCCTACTTCGATGCCGCTTCCTCCGCTCCCCTGCACCCCGTGGCCCGGCAGGCTCTGCAGGCCTCGCTCGACGAGGGGTGGGCCGATCCCGGTCGGCTCTATCGCGAGGGGCGGCGGGCCAGGCTGCTGCTCGATGCCGCTCGGGAGGCCGCCGCCGACGCGGTGGGCTGCCGCCCGGACGAGCTGTTCTTCACCTCTTCGGGTACGCAGGCCGTGCATTCCGGAATTGCCGGGGCGCTCGCGGGGCGTCGGCGTGTCGGGCGGCATCTGGTGGTGTCGGCGGTCGAACACTCTTCGGTGCTCCATGCGGCGGCGTCCCTCGAAGCCGACGGGGGCGCGGTGACGGAGATCCCGGTGGAGCGGTCCGGCGCGGTGTCCACGGCCGCGTTCGCCGCGGCTCTGCGCTCCGACACCGCCCTCGCCTGCCTGCAGTCCGCCAACCACGAGGTGGGCACCGAGCAGCCGGTGGCCGATGTCGCCTCGGCGTGTCGCGCCGCCGGGGTGCCGCTCCTGGTGGACGCGGCCCAGTCCCTTCCGTGGGGCCGGGTGGGCGGGGACTGGTCGCTGCTCGCCGCGAGTGCCCACAAGTGGGGCGGGCCCCCGGGCGTGGGCCTGCTCGTCGTGCGCAAGGGGGTGCGGTTCGCCGCGCAAGGACCCGCCGACGAGCGGGAGTCGGGGCGTGCACCCGGCTTCGAGAACGTTCCGGCCGTGGTCGCCGCGGCGGCCTCACTCCGTGCCGTGCAGGCCGAGGCCGCCGATGAGGGCGCCCGGCTGCGGGAGTTGACGCAGCGGATCAGGGCGCGGGTGCCGGGTGTCGTGCCCGACGTGGAGGTGGTGGGCGATCCGGAGCTGCGCCTCCCCCACCTGGTGACCTTCTCGTGTCTCTATGTCGACGGAGAGACAGTGCTGCACGAGCTGGACCGGGCAGGCTTCTCGGTCTCCTCCGGCTCGTCCTGCACCAGCTCGACACTGACCCCGAGCCATGTCCTGAAGGCGATGGGCGTACTGAGCGAGGGCAACGTCCGGGTGTCACTCCCACGGGGGACCCAGGAGACGGACGTCGAGCGTTTCCTGGAGGTGCTGCCGGGGGTGGTGGCCGGCGTACGCGAGCATCTGGGCGCCCCGGTGGCTCCGGCTTCGCGCACGGAAGCGGCTTCCGTCGTCGTGGACGCGCTCGGCAAGCGCTGCCCGCTGCCGGTCATCGAACTCGCGAAGGTGATCGGGGACGTGCCGGTGGGCGGCACGGTGACGGTCCTCGCCGACGACGAGGCCGCGCGGCTCGACATCCCCGCGTGGTGCGAGATGCGGGGCCAGGAGTACGTGGGCGAGGAGCCGGCGGACCACGGCTCTGCCTATGTGGTCCGCCGGAGCTCCTGA
- the coxB gene encoding cytochrome c oxidase subunit II: MSPNGSDRSSRRPMRRKLPQVLTAGLILATATGCTYKDFPRLGMPTPVTEEAPRILSLWQGSWAAALATGVLVWGLILWSVIFHRRSRTKVEVPPQTRYNMPIEALYTVVPLIIVSVLFYFTARDETKLLHLDKKPTHTVNVVGYQWSWGFNYIEDVPGSNKGDAKTAKELEAIPDKFRKGFPSNAGGVYDVGTPGQRNPQNGNPGPTLWLPKGEKVRFVLTSRDVIHSFWVVPFLMKQDVIPGHTNAFEVTPNKEGTFMGKCAELCGVDHSRMLFNVKVVSPERYQKHLEDLAKKNQTGYIPAGIEQTKHEKNRETNNL; the protein is encoded by the coding sequence GTGAGTCCCAACGGCTCCGACCGCTCGTCGCGGCGCCCGATGCGGCGGAAGCTGCCGCAGGTGCTGACTGCGGGCCTGATCTTGGCAACCGCTACCGGTTGCACATACAAGGACTTTCCCCGCCTTGGTATGCCCACCCCCGTAACGGAAGAGGCTCCCCGGATCCTCTCCCTCTGGCAGGGCTCGTGGGCGGCAGCGCTCGCCACGGGCGTGCTGGTCTGGGGTCTGATCCTGTGGAGTGTGATCTTCCACCGGCGCAGCCGCACCAAGGTGGAGGTACCTCCGCAGACGCGTTACAACATGCCCATCGAGGCGCTCTACACGGTGGTGCCTCTCATCATCGTCTCCGTGCTCTTCTACTTCACGGCACGCGATGAGACGAAGCTCCTCCACCTGGACAAGAAGCCGACTCACACGGTCAACGTGGTCGGCTACCAGTGGAGCTGGGGCTTCAACTACATCGAGGACGTGCCGGGCTCCAACAAGGGTGACGCGAAGACGGCCAAGGAACTGGAGGCCATCCCGGACAAGTTCCGGAAGGGCTTCCCGTCCAACGCCGGCGGCGTCTACGACGTCGGTACCCCCGGCCAGCGGAACCCGCAGAACGGCAACCCCGGTCCGACCCTCTGGCTCCCCAAGGGCGAGAAGGTCCGGTTCGTACTGACTTCGCGTGACGTCATCCACTCCTTCTGGGTGGTGCCGTTCCTCATGAAGCAGGACGTCATCCCGGGCCACACGAACGCCTTCGAGGTGACTCCGAACAAGGAGGGCACCTTCATGGGCAAGTGCGCCGAGCTCTGCGGTGTCGACCACTCCCGGATGCTCTTCAACGTCAAGGTCGTTTCCCCCGAGCGCTACCAGAAGCACCTCGAGGACCTGGCGAAGAAGAACCAGACCGGTTACATCCCGGCCGGCATCGAGCAGACGAAGCACGAGAAGAACCGGGAGACGAACAACCTGTGA
- a CDS encoding carbohydrate kinase family protein yields MRIAVTGSIATDHLMTFPGRFADQLVADQLHTVSLSFLVDALDVRRGGVAANISYGMGQLGTKPILVGAAGSDFGEYRAWLDRHGVDTASVRISETLHTARFVCTTDADHNQIGSFYTGAMSEARLIELKNVADRVGGLDLVLIGADDPEAMMRHTEECRSREIPFAADFSQQIARMDGEEIRTLLAGATYLFSNEYEKGLIESKTGWTDAEILSKVGHRVTTLGPRGVRIESQGQDPIEVGVPEEKAKIEPTGVGDAFRAGFLSGLSWGVSLERSAQLGCMLATLVIENVGTQEYELHRSDFMDRFTKAYGHEAASEVQVRLA; encoded by the coding sequence GTGCGTATCGCAGTCACCGGCTCCATCGCCACCGACCACCTGATGACCTTCCCCGGCCGCTTCGCCGACCAACTGGTCGCGGATCAGCTGCACACGGTTTCTCTGTCTTTCCTGGTCGACGCCCTAGACGTACGCAGGGGAGGCGTCGCCGCCAACATCAGCTACGGCATGGGCCAGCTCGGCACCAAGCCGATCCTGGTCGGCGCGGCCGGCTCGGACTTCGGCGAGTACCGCGCCTGGCTGGACCGGCACGGCGTGGACACGGCATCGGTCCGCATCTCCGAGACGCTCCACACGGCCCGCTTCGTGTGCACCACGGACGCCGACCACAACCAGATCGGCTCCTTCTACACCGGCGCGATGAGCGAGGCCCGGCTCATCGAACTGAAGAACGTGGCCGACCGCGTGGGCGGCCTCGACCTGGTCCTCATCGGTGCGGACGACCCCGAGGCGATGATGCGCCACACCGAGGAGTGCCGCTCGCGCGAGATCCCCTTCGCCGCCGACTTCTCCCAGCAGATCGCGCGCATGGACGGCGAGGAGATCCGTACCCTCCTCGCCGGCGCCACGTACCTCTTCTCGAACGAGTACGAGAAGGGGCTCATCGAGTCCAAGACCGGCTGGACCGACGCCGAGATCCTCTCGAAGGTCGGCCACCGCGTGACGACCCTCGGCCCGCGCGGCGTGCGCATCGAGTCCCAGGGCCAGGACCCGATCGAGGTGGGCGTCCCCGAGGAGAAGGCGAAGATCGAGCCGACCGGTGTCGGTGACGCCTTCCGCGCGGGCTTCCTCTCGGGCCTGTCCTGGGGCGTCTCCCTGGAGCGCTCGGCGCAGCTCGGCTGCATGCTCGCCACCCTGGTCATCGAGAACGTCGGCACCCAGGAGTACGAGCTGCACCGCAGCGACTTCATGGACCGCTTCACCAAGGCGTACGGCCATGAGGCGGCGTCCGAGGTCCAGGTGCGCCTGGCCTAG